The genomic segment CTTTATTCAAATTATGATATTTATTGATTAAAAGTACTTTTATATTTTTGCTGGCTATATCAAAGGCATTATCAAAATTATCTTCAATAAAGAGTTCTATATTTTTTTTGACAGCCAGTGGAGCTTTTGGTTCATCATGAGTTAAACTGTGATAAGGAATAGAATGTTTTTTCAACCAATTTTCTGTTATTTCTCTATATTCTTTGTGACGGGCTGTTATTAAATGTATCTCAAAATTATTTTTATATAATTTTGAAATTGTTTTAATTGCTTCAGGATATGCTTTTACACTTGAATAAATATCAGAAATTTTTTCATTAATGAATTCATTCATTTCTCGTTCAGATAAACCATATGCTTCCATAAAATCATAAACATTTTTTTCTCTTGTTAAATCTTGTGAAAAATGGTTACACAAAGCATTATGCCAAATATTATCATTAGCCGAACCTTCATTTGTTATTACACCATCAATATCAATACCTAATATTTTGTTCATTTTTATACCTCCTATGCTAGCAAAATTATATTAACATTTTTTAATTGATATGTCCAGAAAGGAGATCGTAAATGCAAAAAAACATAAAAAAAATTATAGATATTTTTGAAGCGAAATATCCTGATCCAGAAAGTGCCTTAAATTATAATAATGAATTTGAGTTATTAGTAGCAACAATTTTATCTGCTCAAACTACTGATAAACAGGTAAATAAAGTAACATCTAATTTATTTGATAAATATAATAGTCCTGATGATTTTGCTTCTTTAGAGCCTGAGGAACTTGAAGAAGAAATAAAATCAATTGGACTTTATAGAAACAAAAGTAAATATATTGTTAAAACATCGAAAAAATTAATAGAAGATTATAAGGGCCAGGTACCTGATACTAGAAAACAGTTGACTGATTTATCTGGGGTAGGCAGAAAAACTGCTAATGTTGTTTTATCCTGTGGTTTTACAAAAGATGCTTTTCCAGTTGATACTCATGTTTTTAGATTAGCGAATAGAATTGGATTAGTTAAGTCTGATAAAGTCCGTGAAGTTGAAGAGGGATTAATGGAGGTAATTCCTAAAGAATATTGGTCTAAAATGCATCATTGGTTAATTTTTCATGGTAGAGAAGTTTGTAAATCACAGAATCCTAGATGTGAAGAATGTAAAATTAAAAACTTTTGTAATTATTATCAAAATAACT from the Halanaerobiales bacterium genome contains:
- the nth gene encoding endonuclease III translates to MQKNIKKIIDIFEAKYPDPESALNYNNEFELLVATILSAQTTDKQVNKVTSNLFDKYNSPDDFASLEPEELEEEIKSIGLYRNKSKYIVKTSKKLIEDYKGQVPDTRKQLTDLSGVGRKTANVVLSCGFTKDAFPVDTHVFRLANRIGLVKSDKVREVEEGLMEVIPKEYWSKMHHWLIFHGREVCKSQNPRCEECKIKNFCNYYQNNF